GGTTCCTACTTCCGAGGCTCTGGCAGAGAGGTTGCAAGCGGTCGATGGTATCGTTGTCTGTTTGATCACACTCACAGCAGTCACGACCTTTTGTAACTGTCTGGAAAGAGCCCTTGATTACGCTAGCGAGACCCCACCATCAAGTGAGGACAGTGAGCTTTCGGCGAGGCGCGCATCGGCGCTCACACAAGGGCCAAAGTGGTCAATCAGAATCACTCCTGGACCAGTTCACATCAACATAGTCAATAATGCCTGGCCTCATCACTGGAGACCAGTACGATGATCTCACCGGCGCCGTGCAGCAGGTACACCACCGACTTTCCAGAGTCTCATAATTGATCCTTGGCTAATTGTAACACGCAGATCATACTATCGTCGTCAGAGTCTGACTATCTGGACCAGCTAATACCACTGCTGAAGAATGCCGAGACACAGACTCAGGTCACGCCTCTCATTCACGCTCTCAATCATGTCTCGGCGGATCGCGAAGCTCAGATCGAGAACATCTGCAACTCGAACCATCAGGAGTTTATTGGCAGTGTGAACCAACTCCAATCAGTGAGGGAAGGAACTGTCAACCTGACATCTGAGATCATGGAGCTCAGTCGCAGCATTCAAGCGAGTACCGAGAAGCTTGCAGAGCACAAGAAAGCACTCGTCGAGTCCCGTGGCGTGCGTCAGAACATTGACGACGCCACGCAAGCACTGAAGGACTGCCTGGAAGTTCTACGTCTCGCTAACCAGGTTCACGATCTTCTCGGCAAGAAGAATCACTATGCCGCACTGCGCGCACTCGATGAGCTGCAAAATGTGCATCTTCGAGAGGTCACCAGGTACAAGATCGCGGAGATGATCGAGCGCTCGGTGCCAGCTACGCAGCGTATGATAGCGGATGCCGTCATGTTGGACCTCAATACTTGGCTGTACCGCATCAGAGAGACGTCTCAGTTCCTCGGCGAGGTGGCTTTCTACCACATTGACAACCGAAGGGATCGACAGAGGCTGCGACTTGAGGCGGGTAACTACGCCGGTAACTTCAAGCTGAACTCTGCTGTTGAGCTCGTCGCAGACGAGCCTGAAGAATTCGATGTGCTGAACAACGACGAAGTCTCAGTCGACTTCACGCCCCTATTCGAATGTTTGCACATACATGACGCTCTAGGCGAGACGGAGAAGTTTCGAGCCGACTATGCAGCAACAAGACGAAGACAGAAAGATCTCCTCATTCCACAGACTGTCAACCTGACAGATGAAGAGAGCAATAGCTTGAGCAGCTTGATGGAAGGTGTCGCTGGCTTTGCCATCGTTGAGAAGGCGACCATGCAGAGGACGGAAAATTTCCGAGCTCAGAGCGACGTGGATGAGCTCTGGGACAGCATGTCTCAGTCCGTTGTGTCCCTCATCAGTAGTGCGCTACACAATGTGGACAACGATGAGAATCTGCTTCGGATCAAAGGCATCATCGCATTGTTCATCCAGACGATGGACAGCTGGGGCTACCCAGTGTCGAGTCTCGACAGTCTGCTACTCACGCTCTTCGACAAATACAGCTCGTTGCTGAAGAAGCGGTTCAGCGATGACTTCCAGGAGGTGAGTTGAGCACTGGGACGTTCATTCTGCTAAAGCTGACATGGACATAGATTGTGAGCACGGACGACTACATGCCGATGCCCATCAACAATGCGGAAGAATACGACAAGGTCATTTCTGTATCATGGTACACTCCACCACCGGATCAGGAAGCCTCGGAAGATCTGGAGTACCCTCGCGTGCTCCCCTTCAGCCAGATGTACCCTCTGGTCTGCATCGACATACGCAACTTTCTCAACCAAATCTACCTCTTCTCCGATGATCACTTCCGCCACACGACAGTCATCGACAAGACTCTGAAGGACAGCTTGGACGAGCTGTTGGTTGACAAAGTCTGCCGCAGTTTGGTTGACAGGCTGTCGTCACAGTATCCTGGTCAAATCGTTCAGATCTTGACCAACCTGGAGCACTTTGAGTCAGCGTGCAAAGACCTGGAAGCTCTTCTCGTTGAGGCAAGATCAAGCAGCAGCGCTGCCGGCCCCATCAAGCTTAATGCGACCAGCCAATTTGGTGAGGCAAAGAAGAAATCCGAGAAGCGCATCTTCGAACTCGTCAACAGCAAGATTGACGATTTGATCGAGACCGCTGAATACGATTGGTTGAGCACCTACGTACCTGACGACGCAAGCCCATACATTCAGGAGCTAACGCGGTACCTAACCACTACCATCAACAATGTCCTTCTCGGCCTGCCAGAGCACATCAAAAGCGTCATATACTTCGAGGCCCTCAGCCACGTCTGTGAAGCTCTTCTCTCACTGCCTCTCGACCCTATGGTCCGCCGCATCTCACCACAAGCCGTTGCTGCGTACAAACTCGACGTGGAAGACCTCGCCGGTTACGTAGAGTCCCTTCCTGACGGCACTCAACTCCTCGAGAGTCTGGGTCCGCTCCGCCAAACTACAGACCTTATGGCACTGGCCGCAGAAGGCAAAGGGGAAGAGTTCTTCGATTCATCCAAGTCGAATGTCCGCTTTGGTAAGGTAGATAAGCTCAAGGGAGCAGAATTGTTGGAGAAAGTCATGCAACAAGCGCCGGAACCGACCAGTGCGCGTAGGGAGCGTCACAGTCTGCTTCCTGACTTTAGTGGAGGCAGTGGAGAGATTTCGAAGAAGCCAAGTATGCCGCATTTTGGGGACTTTAGGGACAGGTTGGGTCAGTTTGCGAAGCGGGATCGGTCTTAGCAGGGTCGGTCTAGCTTTGCAGCGTGATCCATGTGCATCGTGGCTGCTGTATGGAGTGCATTGAGAAATGTTGAAATGGCATATCTATGAGCAGTAGAGTGGATTTCGTTCAAGATGATTTTGATTTTCGTGCGAGGCATAGTGAAAAACACCTGTCAATGGCCTGTACGGCACATTCTGTGCATGCTCTCTCGATCATTACGTTGTGGCCTAACAATATTGCTTCCCGCGCACATATCACAGCTCCAGATGCAGAAGTGCAGTCACATAGCGCAGCGCTGCAAGCTGCCGTGCTTGTATCCCGACAACACGCTGTTGCATGGCTTGACACGAGCAGCATGCTGCAGTCCGCAGGACTTGTGTGTAAGAAGTGTTGTCCTGCCTGTGTGCCGCAGGCTCTTACTGGCGTCGTGAGCGCAACTCTGCAGATCCGTATCTTGCGCAGCAACCATCTCCTCTCCTACAGTGGATCTTGCATGGGCACGCACGACATCATGTCCATCTCCTCGTGTTCTGCAGTGTCTGCAGTATTCTCTTGCTGTGCACGTTGTGCGTGTGCTGTGTTGTGCATGTATAATCACCAAATTTGCCCTCATCATGTGTGTACCATCTCGCAGGATGTCCCAGCTCCTCAAGCGCTGTCCCAAAATGCTGTAAGATGCTCTGGCATCCTCCGCTGTTCGTCCTGTCCCGAGCCAGTCTCCAGCTCTCCCAGGAGAGGGGACTGCCAATTATGCAGCGCGGGAAGATCTCGATAAGCGTCCATGATCTTGCATGATTAGCTCGTAGACTCCCGGCGCTATGGACAGCTTAAACAGACCTCATGTCCTGCCCAGAGGGTAAGTGACCGAGGTAGGCTATTTCTTCCCAGACCCAGACACCTGGGACCCAGATTTGGGCTGAGGGTCGACAGTGAGGTCATATGGACTTCTGCGCGGTATTTGAGCCTGCGAGGAGGATGTCGGGCCTATTGGTAGGCGTCTCGATGTGTTGGTGGTGGTCGGTTGGACGTCGGGTCGTCGTGACTGCTTCGCCGGGCTGAGAGCGCTTGGTCTGGCCATCGGCCATGGCCATCACGGACAGCTCACGACGACGAAGATACCCTGAGGAGTGTCACGAGCATGTTGTCGGGGAGCTCGATGTGCTGTTAGACATGTTGTGGTCAAGTCAGGGGCGTCCGGTGCTCCTGTGGGAAAGCGCAAGCTGCGACCGCGACTGTGTCTTCCGAGATCTCGACACGGCAAGCACGACGACAGCAAGACCATGAACCGGCAGTCACGTTCAACACGATCTTGCCATCATCATGTCGATACCGGCTGCCGCATTCTGCTCTCGAATGCCTTGCCATTTCGACAGCACGTAGCAGATCCACCGCAGCGATCTCCGAGCGCCCATCGAGCCTCCACGAGCCCTCATAACAACAACGAAATTACCCACCAGCGACGCCGCCAACATGAGCTCGTGATAATCACGGTCGTAGCTATGACAGTGCCACTCTCGCAGAACCGACGTCCCTGTGGTGCCAACGTCGACTGCACACGGTCGCACAAAACACCTCCCGATGAATCGACACCCGCGCTCCCTCGAGGTCTCCGCCGATAAAGGACGACGATGATGATACTCCTCGGATTGATGCAAAAGCCAATGGCAGTGCCCTCGGTGTGCCATGGAGGCTGGAAGCATACACCCACCTGCGCACAAGGGCCAGTACATCGGACAACTGCGAGCGCGCTAATGAGCGACCGATATCAGCGAACCTCCGATGAAACCGCATCTATCAAGTGAACAGCCACTTGCCATGAGACATAGTCGCGAGCTCAGTCTAGCAGGAGCAAGCAATGAGAGGAAGCAGCAAGGAAACAATCCAAAATGAACGCAAGCCAATGAGGACGCCGGCCAGTATGCCCAGATACCCTCTGCTGGGTCAGTATGGACAGTGGATATTGTCGGACTGCTCGTCGGTGGCATAGGCTGGGTGATGGACCATGCACAAGATATGCTGTTCGAGCCATCGCACGCTACACAAGATGGGTGTCGAACCATCGTACGCGTGGTCCATGGCCACTGAATGCACACTTTTGCATCCGTGGTAGGCTTCAAAGTGTCGACTCATTTCGCCCTGGATACGCTGGCACTTGCATAGAGAGTCTGAGGAAGTCTGACGACCGTTTTTGCCAGAACAGCGGCGACTGGTGTACTGCCATGAGACACCCAACGTGGATACGGCAGCTTCAGCACGCTGGCCAAACGCAGACGACACAGGCTGCATGTTGTGGTACAACATGGCTTCGATGGGGATGCCGTGTCATCAACAGCCGAGGTCCAGCTCCGCTTTCACGCCAAGCTGGCCATGATCCGCAATCTTGCTCGCAAGTCTATCTTCCCTCGCAACATCCTCAGTCTCGTAGAGCATATTTTTGATCTACAGTCAATTATGGTTGATGTCGCATGCAGACCGAAGGCTGGAGACCCTCTCGCGGAAGCAGGAAGATGACTTCTGTCAGCCACAAAGGAAATCTGCCAAAGGACATCTGGCAGCCTTGAGGTCCAGATAAGTCGCGGGGATTTGTGACTTCTAACGTGTAAGAAGACCTATATTGTGCCACATCGAGAGCCTTTTCCTGGTGCTCTGTCGATGCTCTCTACACTTGAAGCGTCAAGGCAGAGAGAGCCACCTTGTCCATAAAGCTTATGCAGAGCGGTTTCGGGAGCGCTGGCAACACTCCAACAGAGCGAATGCCTGGGACCCTAGATGCCAGTGTGTCGTGCGCAGGAACTGGAGCTAAAGCAGGAGCTGGTGACTAGATCGAGCGATACCTTGTTGTGTTGTCTTGACATGACACCTTCTGAAACGATGGCGGCCCGATTCGTTGCCCATATCTGGCCTCTTAGGTGCTGCTTAGCGCTGCGCTCCAAATCCACAAATCTCATGCATTGTCCCAAAGCTTCGTGATCGTTGCTTCGACCTCATCGCTTGTTGATCACGGCTCCGCTTTGATTTGCATCGCGAACATCTCCCTTGGCTGGAAGTGGTGCGTACGAGACGGTGATTTCCAAACAGATCAAGGCCCTCCGTCGGAGTTGCCATATCCAGCGATCGAAGATAGACCAGAGACAGCTGGGATGTCCCTTTCTACAGCTGCAACACTTGCCACTGTCTGAGCTCAGCCTGAGAAGCTCTAGTCGGATCTCATGTTGGAAGCCATCGGTATTGCCTTCAACGTGGTGTCAAGGCTGCGCATTCTTGTCAATGTGGTCACAACAGATTCTCCTCTTTCGAACGGCCCATTTCGCCTTCAGCCTCTTCTGACAGCCGGAATCTGGTCGAAGTCTGTCACATCTTTGGTCGCAGGTAACGAGCTTCCACGCTGGTCAGACACAGCATCTGCTCTGAGGACTGTCGGCTCCAACAAGACCCCTTGTTTCTTCGGTTCCATGGTCGATGATCCGGACAGCACATGATCAAGAGTACCCCTGCAATCTTTGTCCACCCCCATCGTCTCTGGCCAGATGGTCTAGGCGTCGGTCGAGAGACGTCCAACGCACCATCATCGCAAGCAATCGATCGGCGTGCCATGCTGTTGCTTAGGCATTGTCACGCCTGCCCAAACTCTTCTCGTCGCGACGCATCAAACCCATCAGGCACGGTCAAGCTCCTTATTACTTGATGAACGTTGTCCACCCGCGCTGCTCAAATCCTTCGGCCATCTTCACGAAGTCATGGAGGGACACTGCAGCCCACAGCCCGCATGTCATACTGCACCACCTAATTTTGGCCTCAAGACGATTTGATCCAGCACTCGCATCTCCCGTTTATGCCGCCGTTCAGAAGTACCCGCTGCAAGCTGACAATCGCTTGCGTGTTTGCTGCAGGTCTTTGTACTCTGCTTAGGTGTATGCTGGTATGCAACACAACCCGGCAATGGTCTAGCTTGGCCCTCAGACTTGTCGCTGTTAAGACTCTGGCGATGCTTCTGCAGCCCTGGCCTGGCGTTCCATGTTCCTGCGGTATGCGCTGTGGTAGCTGTGCCAGTGTTCGTCCTACGGCATCGAGGCTTTGCCGTTGGCGACGATCGCCGTTACCTTCGCCATTGTCCAAAGCTCCGCTGCTGTTCTCGAAGCAGATCACGGTAGCGGAGTCCGGCGCCAGCTGCACTTGCCCGACATGGTAGCTTGCTACAGAGCCTGCCTTGCGCTACGAAGAGCCGCTGAGCTGTCTGCTTGATCTGACCACAGCTCGATAGCCTCGCCCGCGGTAGAGCGTCAGCGCGCTGGCGGGCTTGTTGCTTGCTGTTGGCTTTGCTGGCAGCGGCCCATCTCTGCCGTGCTCTGGGGTGGCATTTGTCACGCCAGTCACAGCGGACGTCTAGGAACCAGGCTATACCTTGCCATGTCCTCCACGAGCAGTACCTGTTGGACGTCAACGCAGTCCATGTGGGTTTCAAACGCCTCGATGTGATATGCCCAGCTCTTACTCCTCCGCGCCCGCTCCCAGAACTATCGTTCGTTCGTCCGCGTCGATGCTCGTTCTCGAAGGATCCTCTGTCGGTCTTGCTGTCGCTGCGCTGACCTTGGTGTCTGCTCGAGATCGCTCGTTGCACTGCATAACTGTCATCATCTCCTGAACGTGATGGAGTATGGACCGTGGCCTGAGCCTAAGGGGTGTGATGGTGTTCATGGCGCGATATCCTGCTCTATCTACCACGTTCCTTCTCCGCGCTCCGCTTACTCGCGCTCTCTGCTGCTATCCCGACCATCTCATCTCATGCCATGGTGGTGGTCGTGGTCGAGGTCGAGGTCGGTGGTGGCGAGGAGCCTTTCTGCTGGTCGATGTAGGCTATACCATCAGTGTCAATTCATGCGAGCCCTAACATGAGTCTCTCTGCGAGAGGAGTGCATACTCAGGAGCGCGAACACCAGAACCAACAAGAGAAGGCCACTGGCGAACAGCGTGATCTTGTAGTGCTCGTCGTACACTGCGAAGAAGCACGACTTCGAGCGCGCCTTGATGGTGTCCCAGTAACTCATTGCGGTGATGCTGATGGCCTCTGTGGTGTGATAGA
Above is a window of Fulvia fulva chromosome 6, complete sequence DNA encoding:
- a CDS encoding Exocyst complex component sec15, with the translated sequence MPGLITGDQYDDLTGAVQQIILSSSESDYLDQLIPLLKNAETQTQVTPLIHALNHVSADREAQIENICNSNHQEFIGSVNQLQSVREGTVNLTSEIMELSRSIQASTEKLAEHKKALVESRGVRQNIDDATQALKDCLEVLRLANQVHDLLGKKNHYAALRALDELQNVHLREVTRYKIAEMIERSVPATQRMIADAVMLDLNTWLYRIRETSQFLGEVAFYHIDNRRDRQRLRLEAGNYAGNFKLNSAVELVADEPEEFDVLNNDEVSVDFTPLFECLHIHDALGETEKFRADYAATRRRQKDLLIPQTVNLTDEESNSLSSLMEGVAGFAIVEKATMQRTENFRAQSDVDELWDSMSQSVVSLISSALHNVDNDENLLRIKGIIALFIQTMDSWGYPVSSLDSLLLTLFDKYSSLLKKRFSDDFQEIVSTDDYMPMPINNAEEYDKVISVSWYTPPPDQEASEDLEYPRVLPFSQMYPLVCIDIRNFLNQIYLFSDDHFRHTTVIDKTLKDSLDELLVDKVCRSLVDRLSSQYPGQIVQILTNLEHFESACKDLEALLVEARSSSSAAGPIKLNATSQFGEAKKKSEKRIFELVNSKIDDLIETAEYDWLSTYVPDDASPYIQELTRYLTTTINNVLLGLPEHIKSVIYFEALSHVCEALLSLPLDPMVRRISPQAVAAYKLDVEDLAGYVESLPDGTQLLESLGPLRQTTDLMALAAEGKGEEFFDSSKSNVRFGKVDKLKGAELLEKVMQQAPEPTSARRERHSLLPDFSGGSGEISKKPSMPHFGDFRDRLGQFAKRDRS